In a genomic window of Rhodovulum sp. P5:
- a CDS encoding EAL domain-containing protein: protein MVQFDAIIRNIGAYTSDSILITRAAAADPRKREIVWCNQAFTNLTGYSLDDIRGLCPDILYGEATEPAAIEKIEAAVEAAIPCNILVVYHRRDGDPYHADLTLTPVKDPSGMVSYWVSTHWDVTDRVRRENDLAERNAALKASELKMQEERIQLAGVAAVAEYAQDMITITDTDFRILWANDAFVAKTGFPMAAVRGALHSDLLAKKSERYTAEEMAAKAIEDGDFEDAEVHNTARDGTEYWTHLRVTVQRDQDGWPTRFIMVERDVTDERRQRLDLERSRREIKIAAVHDPLTGLPNRRGLEEALARMAREAETIGKGIGLMHLDLDHFKEINDTLGHAAGDAVLQAVTDRLQAMLGPNSFAARIGGDEFTVALILRKDGTFVDVFAHRLLTSIGRPVTFGAAECRFGVSIGYALQREPPFDLSELMVQADIALYRVKAEGRNGVQAFTPELAAQTRRRKVLSDEFNIALEHGQFKCFYQPQICAETGSVVGAEALVRWQHPTEGLIGPDQFLALTRELNLEAQMDRRVLETVLEDRARLIAAGCVPPRLSVNVSSRRLRTPDLIDEIDALEIPKDALSFELVESTFLDDSDQRTLWTLEALRERGIGIEIDDFGTGHASIMGLVRVAPDRLKTDRSLLEPAVTDDRRRRLFRLMVEIGDTLGISVTAEGVETEEHARLAREEGCSVLQGFHFAEPMAIGGLVGYLSASGMAAGVA, encoded by the coding sequence ATGGTGCAGTTTGACGCGATAATCCGGAATATCGGCGCTTATACGAGCGACAGCATCCTGATCACCCGTGCGGCGGCGGCTGATCCAAGAAAGCGCGAGATCGTATGGTGCAATCAGGCCTTCACCAACCTGACCGGATATAGCCTGGACGACATCCGCGGCCTATGCCCCGACATCTTGTACGGAGAAGCGACCGAGCCGGCCGCGATTGAAAAGATCGAGGCAGCGGTTGAGGCGGCGATCCCCTGCAATATTCTGGTCGTTTACCACCGACGCGACGGCGACCCCTATCATGCAGATCTGACGCTCACCCCGGTGAAGGACCCTTCGGGCATGGTCAGTTATTGGGTGTCGACCCATTGGGATGTGACCGACCGGGTTCGGCGGGAAAACGACCTGGCCGAGCGGAATGCCGCGCTCAAGGCCTCGGAACTCAAGATGCAGGAAGAGCGGATCCAGTTGGCCGGTGTCGCCGCCGTCGCGGAATACGCGCAGGACATGATCACCATCACCGATACGGATTTCCGGATCCTTTGGGCCAACGACGCGTTCGTCGCGAAGACAGGGTTCCCCATGGCCGCGGTCCGCGGCGCGCTCCATTCCGACCTGCTGGCAAAGAAGAGCGAGCGCTACACGGCAGAGGAAATGGCCGCGAAGGCCATCGAGGACGGCGATTTCGAAGATGCCGAAGTGCATAACACCGCCCGGGACGGGACCGAGTACTGGACCCATCTGCGCGTAACCGTCCAGCGCGATCAGGATGGTTGGCCCACACGGTTCATCATGGTGGAACGCGACGTGACCGACGAACGGCGTCAACGTCTCGATCTGGAACGCTCGCGCCGCGAGATCAAGATCGCTGCTGTCCACGACCCCCTGACCGGCCTGCCCAACCGACGCGGTTTGGAGGAGGCATTGGCCCGCATGGCGCGCGAGGCCGAGACGATTGGCAAGGGCATCGGCCTGATGCATCTCGACCTCGACCATTTCAAGGAGATCAACGACACGCTGGGGCACGCGGCTGGCGATGCCGTGTTGCAGGCTGTGACCGACCGGCTACAGGCGATGCTGGGGCCGAACAGCTTTGCCGCGCGGATCGGCGGCGACGAATTCACCGTGGCCCTGATCCTGCGAAAAGATGGCACCTTTGTTGACGTCTTTGCCCACCGGCTGCTGACAAGCATTGGGCGGCCGGTGACCTTTGGCGCGGCGGAATGCCGGTTCGGTGTGTCGATCGGCTATGCTCTCCAGCGCGAGCCGCCCTTCGACCTATCGGAACTGATGGTTCAGGCCGATATCGCGCTCTATCGTGTCAAGGCAGAGGGGCGGAACGGCGTGCAGGCCTTTACCCCGGAACTGGCCGCGCAGACCCGTCGCAGAAAGGTTCTGTCGGACGAATTCAACATCGCACTCGAACATGGGCAATTCAAATGCTTCTACCAGCCGCAAATCTGTGCCGAGACCGGGTCTGTTGTCGGGGCCGAAGCCCTGGTGCGCTGGCAGCATCCGACCGAAGGCCTGATCGGACCGGACCAGTTTCTGGCGCTTACGCGCGAGTTGAACCTTGAAGCGCAGATGGATCGGCGGGTTCTCGAAACGGTCCTGGAAGATCGTGCGCGCCTGATCGCCGCGGGCTGCGTCCCGCCTCGGCTCTCTGTGAACGTCTCGTCGCGCCGGTTGCGTACGCCTGACCTGATCGACGAAATCGATGCGCTGGAAATCCCGAAGGACGCGTTGAGTTTCGAACTGGTGGAATCGACCTTTCTGGATGACAGCGACCAGCGCACGCTCTGGACGCTGGAGGCGCTGCGCGAGCGGGGGATTGGCATCGAGATCGACGATTTCGGAACGGGCCATGCCTCGATCATGGGGCTTGTGCGGGTGGCGCCCGACCGGCTCAAGACCGACCGCAGCTTGCTGGAACCCGCGGTCACCGACGATCGGCGACGGCGGCTGTTCCGGCTTATGGTCGAAATCGGGGACACGCTGGGCATTTCGGTGACCGCCGAGGGCGTCGAGACCGAAGAGCATGCGCGCCTGGCGCGGGAAGAGGGCTGTTCGGTGCTGCAGGGATTTCATTTCGCAGAACCTATGGCGATCGGTGGCTTGGTCGGTTATCTTTCGGCATCGGGAATGGCCGCCGGCGTCGCCTGA
- a CDS encoding adenylate kinase, whose product MNIILLGPPGAGKGTQAKKLVDERGMVQLSTGDMLREARSSGTEMGKKVAEVMDRGDLVTDEIVIGLIAEKLEAGAAGGFIFDGFPRTLAQADALGELLDKMGAPLDVVIELKVDDETLVQRVVNRAKEAEAAGQPVRADDNAEAMKTRLMAYYKQTSPLIGYYHAKGDLRSVDGMAAMDQVAASIADILNG is encoded by the coding sequence ATGAACATCATTCTTCTTGGCCCCCCGGGGGCTGGCAAGGGAACCCAGGCCAAAAAACTGGTGGACGAACGCGGCATGGTCCAGCTGTCGACCGGCGACATGCTGCGCGAGGCGCGCAGCTCTGGCACCGAGATGGGCAAGAAGGTGGCCGAAGTCATGGACCGCGGTGACCTTGTCACCGATGAGATCGTGATTGGCCTGATCGCCGAGAAGCTGGAGGCGGGCGCCGCCGGCGGGTTCATCTTCGACGGCTTCCCCCGCACGCTGGCACAGGCCGATGCGCTGGGCGAACTGCTGGACAAGATGGGCGCACCGCTGGACGTGGTGATCGAATTGAAGGTCGATGACGAGACGCTGGTGCAGCGCGTCGTCAACCGCGCCAAGGAGGCCGAGGCCGCGGGCCAGCCGGTTCGCGCCGATGACAATGCCGAGGCGATGAAGACCCGCCTGATGGCCTACTACAAGCAGACCTCGCCGCTGATCGGCTACTACCATGCCAAGGGCGACCTGCGGTCGGTTGACGGCATGGCGGCAATGGATCAGGTGGCGGCCAGCATCGCCGATATCCTGAACGGCTAA
- the secY gene encoding preprotein translocase subunit SecY, whose translation MASAAEQMAANMSWGAFGKATELRQRILFTLGLLIIYRLGTYIPVPGIDGAELRAFMEQAAAGLGGILSMFTGGALGRMGIFALGIMPYISASIIVQLLTAMVPQLEQLKKEGEQGRKKINQYTRYGTVALATFQAYGLAVSLEAGGLASDPGWFFRASTVITIVGGTMFLMWLGEQITARGVGNGISLIIFVGIIAEVPAALASFLSQGRTGAISPLVILVVFVMVVAVIGFVVFMERALRKIHIQYPRRQVGMKVYDGGSSHLPVKVNPAGVIPAIFASSLLLLPTTISTFSGSQTGPVMSTILAYFGPGQPLYLLFFSSMIVFFTYFYTFNVAFKVDDVAENLKNQNGFIPGIRPGKRTEEYLEYVVNRVLVLGSAYLALVCMLPEIMRSQLQIPFYFGGTSVLIVVSVTMDTIQQIQSHLLAHQYEGLIEKSQLRRKTKSKRKGTARR comes from the coding sequence ATGGCATCTGCAGCAGAGCAAATGGCCGCAAACATGAGCTGGGGGGCCTTCGGCAAGGCCACCGAGCTGCGTCAGCGGATTCTCTTCACCCTCGGGCTTTTGATCATCTATCGCCTTGGCACCTATATTCCCGTGCCCGGGATCGACGGGGCCGAGTTGCGCGCCTTCATGGAGCAGGCTGCGGCCGGCCTTGGCGGTATCCTGTCGATGTTCACCGGCGGCGCGCTGGGGCGGATGGGGATCTTTGCACTTGGGATCATGCCGTATATCTCGGCCTCGATCATCGTGCAGCTTCTGACCGCCATGGTGCCGCAGCTTGAACAGCTGAAGAAAGAAGGCGAACAGGGCCGCAAGAAGATCAACCAGTACACCCGCTACGGCACCGTGGCACTGGCCACGTTCCAGGCCTACGGTCTGGCCGTCAGCCTTGAGGCCGGGGGGCTGGCCTCTGATCCCGGCTGGTTCTTCCGCGCCTCGACCGTCATCACCATTGTCGGTGGCACGATGTTCCTGATGTGGCTGGGCGAACAGATCACTGCGCGCGGCGTCGGCAACGGGATCTCGCTGATCATCTTCGTGGGCATCATCGCCGAGGTCCCTGCTGCGCTTGCATCGTTCCTGAGCCAGGGCCGGACGGGCGCCATTTCGCCCCTCGTCATCCTCGTGGTCTTCGTGATGGTCGTGGCGGTGATCGGCTTCGTGGTGTTCATGGAACGGGCCTTGCGAAAGATCCATATCCAGTATCCGCGACGGCAAGTGGGGATGAAGGTGTATGATGGCGGGTCGAGCCATCTGCCGGTGAAGGTGAACCCCGCCGGTGTGATCCCTGCGATCTTCGCCTCGTCGCTCCTGCTGCTGCCGACGACGATCTCGACCTTCTCGGGCAGCCAGACCGGACCGGTGATGTCGACGATCCTTGCCTATTTCGGGCCGGGACAGCCGCTCTACCTGCTGTTCTTCTCGTCGATGATCGTCTTCTTCACGTATTTCTACACGTTCAACGTCGCCTTCAAGGTCGATGACGTGGCCGAGAACCTGAAGAACCAGAACGGTTTCATCCCGGGCATCCGGCCGGGCAAGCGGACCGAGGAATACCTCGAATACGTGGTCAACCGCGTGCTGGTGCTGGGCTCGGCCTATCTGGCGCTGGTCTGCATGCTGCCGGAAATCATGCGCTCCCAGCTTCAGATCCCGTTCTACTTCGGCGGGACATCCGTGCTGATTGTCGTGTCGGTCACGATGGATACAATCCAGCAAATTCAGTCGCACCTGCTGGCTCACCAGTATGAAGGACTGATCGAAAAATCTCAGCTCAGGCGGAAGACCAAGAGCAAACGAAAAGGGACAGCTCGCCGATGA
- the rplO gene encoding 50S ribosomal protein L15 codes for MKLNELRDNEGAAKRAKRIGRGPGSGKGKMGGRGIKGQKSRSGVAINGYEGGQMPLYQRLPKRGFNKPNRKQYAVVNLGLVQKFIDAGKIDAGQPITEDVLVASGLVRRKLDGVRILAKGDLTAKVTLDVTGASKSAIEAVEKTGGSLKIAAPAAATE; via the coding sequence ATGAAACTGAATGAACTCCGCGACAACGAAGGCGCGGCGAAAAGAGCCAAACGCATCGGCCGCGGCCCGGGTTCGGGCAAGGGCAAGATGGGCGGCCGCGGGATCAAGGGTCAGAAATCCCGCTCGGGCGTGGCCATCAACGGCTACGAAGGCGGCCAGATGCCGCTTTACCAGCGTCTGCCCAAGCGTGGCTTCAACAAGCCCAACCGCAAGCAGTATGCCGTGGTCAATCTGGGCCTTGTCCAGAAATTCATCGATGCCGGCAAGATCGACGCGGGCCAGCCGATCACCGAGGACGTGCTGGTTGCCTCTGGCCTCGTCCGCCGCAAGCTGGACGGCGTGCGCATCCTCGCCAAGGGCGATCTGACCGCCAAGGTCACGCTTGACGTGACCGGCGCGTCGAAGTCCGCGATTGAGGCGGTCGAGAAGACCGGCGGATCCCTCAAGATCGCCGCACCGGCCGCAGCGACCGAATAA
- a CDS encoding VPLPA-CTERM sorting domain-containing protein: protein MDFTGTAHSLTGNFATAPDPDNIVTGRFEIDLNATFSADNDPFLPLEPGNRDRKLGLINITEPAGLNATRTRSEITLNGITSTSRPLIAPNTVDARINFRAIDDNPTGPNDTFSYIFLDGVDGFYHFTFEMQSENLIGADPSLGFSFILMNSLDLSDVEASRPYFGNSVFARGFFESADGFFAYDLTGMSVSLEEVAPVPVPAGLPLALTGLGALAALRRREAGEAVTA from the coding sequence TTGGATTTTACAGGAACGGCACATAGCCTGACAGGAAACTTCGCGACAGCGCCTGATCCGGACAATATCGTGACAGGGCGGTTCGAGATTGATCTGAACGCAACATTCAGTGCCGACAATGATCCGTTTTTGCCACTTGAGCCGGGAAATCGTGATCGGAAACTCGGGCTCATCAACATCACAGAACCTGCGGGCCTGAATGCAACGCGTACCCGTTCAGAGATTACCTTGAACGGGATCACATCGACTTCTCGCCCCTTGATCGCGCCGAATACCGTTGACGCACGCATCAATTTTCGCGCGATCGACGACAATCCAACCGGTCCGAACGATACATTTTCTTACATTTTCCTCGATGGGGTCGACGGCTTCTACCATTTTACCTTCGAGATGCAGTCGGAGAACTTGATTGGCGCAGATCCGTCGCTCGGCTTTTCCTTCATTCTGATGAACAGCCTCGATTTGTCGGATGTTGAAGCTTCGCGACCGTATTTCGGCAATTCGGTGTTTGCGCGGGGGTTCTTCGAGTCCGCTGACGGTTTTTTCGCCTATGACCTTACTGGCATGTCGGTCAGCTTGGAGGAGGTGGCGCCGGTGCCTGTTCCCGCTGGCTTGCCGCTCGCACTAACCGGCTTGGGTGCTCTGGCTGCGTTGCGCCGACGTGAAGCCGGGGAGGCCGTCACGGCCTGA
- the rpmD gene encoding 50S ribosomal protein L30, with translation MAKTIVVKQVGSPIRRPAVQRKILIGLGLNKMHKTRELEDTPSIRGMVAKIPHLVEIIEERG, from the coding sequence ATGGCAAAAACCATCGTCGTCAAGCAGGTGGGTTCCCCCATCCGCCGCCCGGCCGTTCAGCGCAAGATCCTGATCGGTCTGGGGCTCAACAAGATGCACAAGACCCGGGAACTGGAAGACACGCCGTCGATCCGCGGCATGGTCGCCAAGATCCCGCATCTGGTCGAGATCATCGAAGAGCGCGGCTGA
- the rpsE gene encoding 30S ribosomal protein S5 yields MAREDNRRDRRDRDETPEFADRLVAINRVSKTVKGGKRFGFAALVVVGDQKGRVGFGKGKAKEVPEAIRKATEQAKRNLMRVPLREGRTLHHDIEGRHGAGRVVMRTAPQGTGIIAGGPMRAVFEMLGVQDVVAKSIGSQNPYNMIRATLDGLTKESSPRQVAQRRGKKVADILRKDDAPVQDAAADAPAEA; encoded by the coding sequence ATGGCAAGAGAAGACAATCGCCGGGACCGCCGCGACCGCGACGAAACCCCGGAATTCGCCGATCGTCTCGTGGCGATCAACCGCGTGTCCAAGACCGTGAAGGGCGGCAAGCGCTTCGGTTTTGCGGCACTCGTGGTCGTCGGCGATCAGAAGGGCCGCGTGGGCTTCGGCAAGGGCAAGGCGAAAGAGGTGCCCGAGGCGATCCGCAAGGCCACCGAACAGGCCAAGCGCAACCTGATGCGCGTGCCGCTGCGCGAGGGTCGGACGCTGCACCATGACATCGAGGGCCGCCACGGTGCGGGCCGCGTCGTGATGCGCACTGCCCCGCAAGGTACCGGCATCATCGCCGGTGGTCCGATGCGCGCCGTGTTCGAGATGTTGGGCGTTCAGGACGTGGTGGCCAAGTCCATCGGGTCGCAGAACCCCTACAACATGATCCGCGCAACGCTGGACGGGCTGACCAAGGAAAGCTCTCCCCGGCAGGTTGCGCAGCGTCGCGGCAAGAAGGTGGCCGATATCCTGCGCAAGGACGATGCGCCCGTGCAGGATGCCGCCGCCGATGCGCCGGCCGAAGCGTAA
- the rplR gene encoding 50S ribosomal protein L18, protein MANSKRQLFLKRRLRVRNKLRKMNAGRVRLSVHRSNKNISVQLIDDVQGKTLAAASSLEKDLGVVGKNNVEAAAKVGAAIAERAKAAGVEECYFDRGGFLFHGKVKALADAAREGGLKF, encoded by the coding sequence ATGGCAAACAGCAAAAGACAACTGTTCCTGAAACGCCGCCTGCGCGTTCGGAACAAGCTTCGCAAGATGAATGCCGGGCGCGTGCGCCTGAGCGTGCATCGCAGCAACAAGAACATCAGCGTGCAGCTGATCGACGATGTTCAGGGCAAGACGCTCGCCGCGGCCTCCTCGCTGGAGAAGGATCTTGGCGTCGTCGGCAAGAACAACGTCGAGGCCGCCGCCAAGGTTGGCGCGGCGATTGCCGAGCGTGCCAAGGCGGCTGGCGTGGAAGAGTGCTACTTTGACCGGGGCGGATTCCTCTTCCACGGCAAGGTCAAGGCGCTTGCCGATGCGGCCCGCGAGGGCGGCCTGAAGTTCTGA
- the rplF gene encoding 50S ribosomal protein L6, which produces MSRIGKKPVELPSGVSASVSGQTIEVKGPKGTRNFTATDDVTLTVEDNTVTVTPRGSSKRARQQWGMSRTMVANLVKGVTEGFKKELEIQGVGYRAQMQGNTLKLNLGYSHEVNFDVPQGVTVTAPKQTEIVIEGADQQLVGQVAANIREWRSPEPYKGKGIRYKGEFIFRKEGKKK; this is translated from the coding sequence ATGTCTCGTATTGGTAAGAAACCGGTCGAGCTGCCGTCGGGTGTCTCCGCATCCGTCTCCGGCCAGACCATCGAGGTGAAGGGGCCCAAGGGTACCCGGAACTTCACCGCCACGGATGACGTGACCCTCACGGTTGAGGACAACACCGTCACCGTGACCCCGCGCGGGTCGTCCAAGCGGGCGCGCCAGCAATGGGGCATGTCGCGCACGATGGTTGCGAACCTCGTGAAGGGCGTGACCGAGGGGTTCAAGAAAGAGCTTGAAATCCAGGGCGTCGGCTATCGGGCCCAGATGCAGGGCAACACGCTGAAGCTGAACCTCGGCTATTCCCACGAGGTGAACTTCGACGTGCCCCAGGGCGTCACGGTCACGGCCCCCAAACAGACCGAGATCGTGATCGAAGGTGCGGATCAGCAGCTCGTCGGTCAGGTCGCGGCCAATATCCGCGAGTGGCGCAGCCCCGAGCCCTACAAGGGCAAGGGTATCCGCTACAAGGGCGAGTTCATCTTCCGTAAGGAAGGCAAGAAGAAGTAA
- the rpsH gene encoding 30S ribosomal protein S8 codes for MSVNDPLGDMLTRIRNAQMRGKSTVRTPASKLRAWVLDVLKDEGYIRGYETVEGGRGLPELEVSLKYYEGEPVIRELRRVSKPGRRVYMSVKEIPQVRQGLGVSIVSTSKGVMSDAAARSANVGGEVLCQVF; via the coding sequence ATGTCCGTGAACGATCCTCTCGGCGATATGCTGACCCGCATCCGCAACGCGCAGATGCGCGGCAAATCGACGGTCCGTACCCCGGCCTCCAAGCTGCGCGCCTGGGTGTTGGATGTGCTGAAAGACGAAGGCTACATCCGCGGCTATGAAACGGTCGAAGGCGGCCGTGGTCTGCCGGAACTGGAAGTCAGCCTGAAATACTACGAAGGCGAGCCCGTGATCCGCGAACTGCGCCGCGTCTCCAAGCCCGGCCGTCGCGTCTATATGAGCGTGAAGGAAATCCCGCAGGTCCGTCAGGGCCTGGGCGTTTCCATCGTTTCGACGTCCAAGGGCGTGATGTCCGATGCAGCGGCACGGTCTGCCAATGTTGGCGGCGAAGTGCTCTGCCAGGTGTTCTAA
- the rpsN gene encoding 30S ribosomal protein S14 produces the protein MAKKSMVEREKKRQRLVEKYAAKRAALKEIANNEDLPMEERFKARLKLAKLPRNSSATRLHNRCQLTGRPHAYYRKLKVSRIMLRELGSKGQIPGLVKSSW, from the coding sequence ATGGCTAAGAAGTCTATGGTCGAACGCGAGAAGAAGCGTCAGCGCCTGGTCGAGAAATACGCCGCCAAGCGTGCCGCGCTCAAAGAGATCGCGAACAACGAAGACCTTCCGATGGAAGAGCGGTTCAAGGCCCGGCTGAAGCTGGCCAAGCTGCCCCGCAACTCCTCGGCGACGCGGCTGCACAACCGTTGTCAGCTCACCGGGCGTCCTCACGCCTATTACCGCAAGCTTAAAGTTTCGCGGATCATGCTGCGGGAACTTGGCTCCAAGGGCCAGATCCCCGGTCTGGTCAAGTCGAGCTGGTAA
- the rplE gene encoding 50S ribosomal protein L5, whose amino-acid sequence MLDAANYTPRLKADYRNRIKAALKEEFAYKNEMMIPRLDKIVLNIGCGAEAVRDSKKAKSAQGDLTLIAGQQAVITKAKKSIAGFRVREDMPLGAKVTLRGDRMYEFLDRLITIAMPRIRDFRGVSGKSFDGRGNYATGIKEHIVFPEIEYDKVDEVWGMDIVIATTAKTDAEAKALLKHFNMPFNS is encoded by the coding sequence ATGCTTGATGCTGCAAACTATACCCCGCGTCTGAAGGCGGACTACCGCAATCGGATCAAGGCGGCGCTCAAGGAAGAATTCGCCTACAAGAACGAGATGATGATCCCGCGCCTGGACAAGATCGTCCTGAATATCGGCTGCGGGGCCGAGGCCGTTCGCGACTCCAAGAAAGCCAAGTCGGCGCAGGGCGACCTGACGCTGATCGCCGGTCAGCAGGCCGTGATCACCAAGGCCAAGAAGTCGATCGCCGGCTTCCGTGTTCGCGAGGACATGCCGCTTGGTGCCAAGGTCACGCTGCGCGGTGACCGGATGTACGAATTCCTCGACCGCCTGATCACCATCGCGATGCCGCGCATCCGCGACTTCCGCGGCGTGTCGGGCAAATCGTTCGACGGGCGCGGCAACTACGCGACCGGCATCAAGGAACATATCGTGTTCCCCGAGATCGAGTACGACAAGGTCGACGAAGTCTGGGGCATGGATATCGTTATCGCCACCACCGCGAAAACCGACGCGGAAGCGAAGGCGCTGTTGAAGCATTTCAACATGCCGTTCAACAGCTGA
- the rplX gene encoding 50S ribosomal protein L24, which produces MAAKLKSGDKVIVLAGKDKGREGTIQSVDPKAGKAVVEGINIAVRHQKQSQMSQGGRIAKAMPIDLSNLALVDPKDGGPTRVGFRMEDGKKVRYAKKSGEVIDA; this is translated from the coding sequence ATGGCTGCGAAACTGAAAAGCGGCGACAAGGTCATCGTGCTGGCCGGCAAGGACAAGGGCCGCGAAGGTACCATCCAGTCGGTTGATCCCAAGGCCGGCAAGGCCGTGGTGGAAGGCATCAACATCGCTGTGCGCCACCAGAAGCAAAGCCAGATGAGCCAGGGCGGCCGGATCGCCAAGGCGATGCCGATCGATCTGTCGAACCTCGCCCTCGTCGATCCCAAGGACGGTGGCCCGACCCGCGTCGGCTTCCGCATGGAAGACGGCAAGAAGGTGCGTTACGCCAAGAAATCGGGGGAAGTGATCGATGCTTGA
- the rplN gene encoding 50S ribosomal protein L14 — translation MIQMQTNLDVADNSGARRVQCIKVLGGSKRKYASVGDIIVVSVKEAIPRGRVKKGDVRKAVVVRTAKEVRREDGTAIRFDRNAAVILNNNNEPIGTRIFGPVVRELRGKNFMKIISLAPEVL, via the coding sequence ATGATCCAGATGCAGACCAATCTGGATGTCGCTGACAACTCCGGCGCACGCCGGGTGCAGTGCATCAAGGTCCTGGGTGGTTCCAAGCGTAAATACGCCTCCGTCGGCGACATCATCGTCGTCTCGGTGAAGGAAGCCATCCCGCGCGGCCGCGTGAAGAAAGGCGACGTGCGCAAGGCCGTCGTCGTGCGCACCGCCAAAGAGGTTCGCCGCGAAGACGGTACCGCGATCCGCTTTGATCGCAACGCCGCCGTCATCCTCAACAACAACAACGAGCCGATCGGCACCCGTATCTTCGGGCCGGTGGTTCGCGAGTTGCGCGGCAAGAACTTCATGAAGATCATCTCGCTCGCCCCGGAGGTGCTGTAA
- the rpsQ gene encoding 30S ribosomal protein S17 has translation MPKRILQGTVTSNQNNQTVTVSVERRFKHPVMQKTIRKSKKYRAHDENNQYQVGDTVRIQECAPKSKTKRWEVIAQV, from the coding sequence ATGCCCAAACGTATCCTGCAAGGCACCGTGACCAGCAATCAGAACAACCAGACGGTCACCGTCTCGGTCGAACGCCGGTTCAAGCACCCCGTCATGCAAAAGACCATCCGTAAGTCCAAGAAGTACCGGGCTCACGATGAAAACAACCAGTATCAGGTTGGGGACACCGTGCGCATTCAGGAATGCGCGCCGAAGTCCAAGACGAAACGCTGGGAGGTGATCGCCCAGGTCTGA
- the rpmC gene encoding 50S ribosomal protein L29 → MNAQELRDKTPDELREQLTSLKKEAFNLRFQQATGALENTARMRAVRRDVARVKTVLNEKARAAAE, encoded by the coding sequence ATGAACGCCCAGGAACTGAGAGACAAGACGCCCGACGAGCTGCGCGAGCAGCTGACGAGCCTCAAGAAAGAGGCCTTCAACCTGCGCTTCCAGCAGGCGACCGGCGCCCTTGAGAATACCGCCCGCATGCGTGCCGTCCGTCGCGACGTCGCCCGCGTGAAGACGGTTCTGAACGAAAAAGCCCGCGCGGCGGCAGAGTAA
- the rplP gene encoding 50S ribosomal protein L16, with the protein MLQPKRTKFRKMHKGRIHGQAKGGFDLNFGTFGLKAIQPERITARQIEAARRAMTRHMKRQGRVWIRIFPDTPVSSKPTEVRMGKGKGSVDFWAAKVKPGRVMFEIDGVSEVVAREALRLAAMKLPIKTRIVHREDW; encoded by the coding sequence ATGCTGCAACCTAAGCGCACGAAATTCCGCAAGATGCACAAAGGCCGGATTCACGGTCAGGCAAAAGGCGGGTTCGACCTCAACTTCGGGACCTTCGGCCTGAAGGCCATCCAGCCCGAACGGATCACCGCGCGCCAGATCGAGGCCGCGCGCCGTGCCATGACGCGTCACATGAAACGTCAGGGCCGTGTCTGGATCCGTATCTTCCCCGACACCCCTGTGTCGTCGAAGCCGACCGAGGTTCGGATGGGTAAAGGTAAGGGCTCCGTCGACTTCTGGGCCGCCAAGGTCAAGCCCGGCCGCGTGATGTTCGAAATCGACGGCGTGTCGGAAGTCGTCGCGCGCGAGGCCCTGCGTCTGGCCGCGATGAAGCTGCCGATCAAGACGCGGATCGTGCACCGCGAAGACTGGTAA